Proteins found in one Drosophila busckii strain San Diego stock center, stock number 13000-0081.31 chromosome 2R, ASM1175060v1, whole genome shotgun sequence genomic segment:
- the LOC108594705 gene encoding LOW QUALITY PROTEIN: elongation factor 2-like (The sequence of the model RefSeq protein was modified relative to this genomic sequence to represent the inferred CDS: inserted 1 base in 1 codon) → MVKFSLDEIRGLMDQRRNIRNICVIAHIDHGKSTLTDSLVSKAGIIAGAKAGAMRFTDTRKDEQERCITIKSTAITMYFELNKKDLCFITQADQCEPNTNGFLINLIDSPGHVDFSSEVTAALRVTDGALVVVDCVSGVCVQTETVLRQAIAERIKPILFLNKMDRALLELQLDAEQLYLTFQRIVETVNLIISTYNDDSGPMGEVYVDVAKGSVGFGSGLHXLKQFAEMYADKFKIDVGKLMKRLWGSNFFNTATRKWQKHKDSSSKRSFCLYVLDPIYKVFDAIMNYKTDEVTVLLQKLGVQLLPEEEEQQGKELLKTVMRRWLPAGETLLQMIAIHLPSPVVAQSYRMELLYEGPNDDEAALAIKSCNAQAPLIMYVSKMVPTTDVGRFYAFGRVFAGKVATGQKCRLLGPNYVPGKKEDVCEKSIQRTVLMMGRTVEAIEDVPAGNICGLVGVDQFLVKTGTITTFKDAHNMKLMKFSVSPVVRVAVEPKNPADLPKLVIGLKRLAKSDPMVQCIIEESGEHIIAGAGELHLEICIKDLEEDHACIPLKTSDPLVSYRETVLQLSSQPCLSKSRNKHNRLTMQAQPLPDGLAEEIDSGAVSSRQDYKQRARYMSEKYAYDVTEARKIWCFGPECTGPNMIVDCTKSVQYLNEIKDSVVAGFQWATKEGVLAEENLRGVRFDINDVVVHADAVHRSGSQLIPTTRRCLYASCITANPRLLEPVYLCEIQCHNLAVGGIHKVLSRRRGHVFDESPVPGTPMYIVKSYLPVNESFGFTAELRTNTRGQAFPQCVFDHWQLLPGDPCELNSKPYQIVQDTRLRKALKPGLPDLSQYLDKL, encoded by the exons ATGGTGAAGTTCTCCTTGGACGAAATACGCGGTCTAATGGATCAGCGGCGCAACATACGCAACATTTGTGTGATTGCGCATATTGACCATGGCAAGTCCACGTTGACGGACTCACTAGTGTCCAAGGCGGGCATCATAGCAGGGGCCAAGGCGGGCGCTATGCGTTTTACGGACACGCGCAAGGACGAACAAGAGCGCTGCATTACGATCAAATCAAC CGCCATCACCATGTACTTTGAGCTTAACAAAAAGGACTTGTGCTTTATAACGCAGGCCGATCAATGTGAGCCCAATACAAATGGTTTTCTAATCAATCTGATTGACTCACCCGGTCATGTCGACTTCTCCTCGGAGGTTACGGCTGCCTTGCGTGTGACCGATGGTGCGCTGGTCGTAGTGGACTGCGTTTCCGGTGTTTGTGTTCAAACGGAAACGGTACTCCGTCAGGCTATTGCGGAGCGCATCAAGCCCATACTGTTTCTCAATAAAATGGATCGGGCACTGCTTGAGCTGCAGTTGGATGCGGAGCAACTCTATTTAACGTTTCAGCGCATTGTGGAGACAGTCAATCTTATTATAAGCACATACAATGATGATAGCGGTCCCATGGGTGAGGTATACGTGGACGTGGCCAAGGGCTCAGTGGGCTTTGGCTCCGGACTGC GACTTAAACAATTTGCCGAAATGTATGCGGACAAATTCAAGATCGACGTGGGCAAGCTGATGAAGCG CTTATGGGGCAGCAACTTCTTCAATACGGCAACacgcaaatggcaaaagcacAAGGACTCGTCCAGCAAGCGCTCGTTCTGTTTATACGTTCTCGATCCCATTTACAAAGTGTTCGATGCCATTATGAACTATAAAACCGACGAGGTCACGGTGCTACTGCAGAAGCTTGGCGTCCAGCTGCTGCCAGAGGAGGAAGAACAGCAAGGAAAGGAGCTGCTTAAGACCGTAATGCGCCGTTGGCTGCCGGCGGGTGAGACCTTGCTGCAGATGATTGCCATACATTTGCCCTCGCCAGTGGTGGCGCAGAGCTATCGCATGGAATTGCTCTATGAGGGCCCCAATGATGATGAGGCAGCATTGGCCATCAAGAGCTGTAATGCTCAGGCGCCGCTCATTATGTACGTTTCCAAAATGGTGCCCACCACAGATGTGGGACGTTTTTATGCCTTTGGACGTGTGTTTGCCGGCAAGGTAGCGACGGGACAGAAATGTCGCCTGCTGGGACCCAACTATGTGCCTGGCAAGAAGGAGGATGTCTGCGAGAAATCCATACAGCGCACCGTGCTGATGATGGGACGCACTGTGGAGGCTATTGAAGATGTGCCGGCGGGCAATATCTGCGGTTTGGTGGGTGTAGATCAGTTCCTGGTCAAGACGGGTACCATAACTACCTTCAAGGATGCGCACAACATGAAGCTGATGAAGTTCTCTGTTTCGCCTGTGGTGCGTGTTGCTGTGGAGCCAAAGAATCCTGCAGATCTGCCCAAGCTGGTCATCGGACTTAAGCGTTTGGCAAAGTCTGATCCCATGGTGCAATGCATCATTGAGGAATCTGGTGAACATATAATAGCCGGCGCCGGTGAGTTGCATTTAGAAATCTGTATTAAGGATTTGGAAGAAGATCATGCATGCATACCATTGAAAACATCTGATCCTTTGGTCTCCTACCGAGAAACCGTGCTGCAGCTGTCCAGTCAGCCGTGTCTCTCCAAGTCGCGCAACAAGCACAATCGTCTAACAATGCAGGCGCAGCCGCTGCCCGATGGTTTGGCCGAGGAAATTGACAGTGGCGCGGTAAGCTCTAGACAGGATTACAAGCAGCGAGCACGCTATATGAGCGAGAAATATGCCTACGATGTAACCGAGGCGCGCAAGATCTGGTGCTTTGGTCCTGAGTGCACTGGACCCAACATGATTGTGGACTGCACCAAATCCGTGCAGTATTTGAATGAGATTAAGGATTCGGTTGTGGCTGGCTTTCAGTGGGCGACTAAGGAAGGCGTCTTGGCTGAGGAAAATTTGCGCGGCGTGCGATTCGATATTAACGATGTGGTTGTGCATGCCGATGCTGTGCACCGCAGTGGCAGCCAGCTTATACCCACCACACGCCGATGTCTGTACGCCAGTTGCATAACGGCCAATCCGCGTCTGCTGGAGCCTGTCTATCTGTGCGAGATCCAGTGCCATAATCTGGCTGTGGGTGGCATACACAAAGTGTTGAGCCGTCGCAGAGGACATGTGTTTGACGAGAGCCCCGTGCCAGGCACGCCCATGTATATTGTCAAATCGTATTTGCCCGTAAACGAATCGTTTGGCTTCACAGCCGAACTGCGTACAAATACTAGAGGGCAGGCATTCCCCCAGTGCGTCTTTGATCACTGGCAGCTATTACCCGGTGATCCTTGCGAGCTCAACAGCAAACCTTATCAAATTGTGCAGGATACACGTTTACGAAAAGCACTAAAACCGGGTTTGCCAGACTTATCGCAATACTTGGACAAATTGTAA
- the LOC108597041 gene encoding uncharacterized protein LOC108597041, whose translation MNMSILLFYLLLVAMLLLSIAPVTESTFLFYACIFRLNVCPFFTTER comes from the coding sequence ATGAATATGTCAATCTTGCTGTTCTAtctgctgctggtggccatgttgctgctgtccatTGCACCCGTGACGGAGTCGACGTTCCTGTTTTACGCCTGCATTTTCCGATTGAATGTATGTCCTTTCTTCACAACAGAGAGGTGA
- the LOC108597042 gene encoding uncharacterized protein LOC108597042, which yields MLSNKFFIYLFLVFLMLMFTAPAAEGTFILFLCLVRSPLCPFITTE from the coding sequence ATGTTGTCGAACAAGTTCTTTATCTATTTGTTTCTGGTGTTCCTTATGCTGATGTTCACAGCACCAGCAGCCGAGGGCACATTTATTCTCTTCCTCTGCTTGGTGCGCTCACCTTTATGTCCATTCATTACAACCgaataa